Proteins encoded by one window of Aspergillus puulaauensis MK2 DNA, chromosome 4, nearly complete sequence:
- the URH1_2 gene encoding uridine-cytidine N-ribohydrolase (BUSCO:EOG09262WQX;~COG:F;~EggNog:ENOG410PJG7;~InterPro:IPR023186,IPR036452,IPR001910;~PFAM:PF01156) translates to MSTAADTPIPLWLDCDPGHDDAFAILIAAHHPSLNLLGITTIHGNASLENTTINATRVLEAIGRPEVPVYPGSKKPFCRPAMHAPNIHGESGIDGTELLPKASRAPITDKNPILAMRDALMAQPKGTPWVIATGTLTNIALLFATFPEVAAHIKGLSIMGGGVGGGFANAPISRLAGHENRIGNITPLAEFNIYCDPEASQSVFSNAILAPKTYLMSLDLTHQVLASREVQTRILHGDGDPSTPPTVLRQMLYELLLFFASTYETEYGLTTGPPLHDPLAVAIILSTLNPEFASKHPDQAVKFDDRDGERFAVTVVTDGLHGKDIALVGQLGRSVVTSHPAGVCIPRGVDLAAFWGIILDCIKRADRLNAARTTA, encoded by the exons ATGAGTACCGCAGCAGACACCCCAATCCCTCTCTGGTTGGATTGCGATCCTG GCCACGAT GATGCGTTCGCCATTCTTATTGCAGCTCATCACCCATCCTTGAACCTTCTGGGTATCACAACAATCCACGGCAATGCCTCTTTAGAGAATACTACCATCAATGCCACAAGAGTGTTAGAGGCCATCGGGAGACCGGAAGTTCCTGTATATCCAGGGAGCAAAAAGCCGTTCTGCAGACCTGCCATGCATGCCCCTAACATTCACG GCGAATCAGGTATTGACGGAACTGAGCTTCTTCCTAAAGCTTCAAGGGCACCGATTACGGACAAGAACCCTATCCTTGCGATGCGCGATGCCCTTATGGCTCAGCCGAAAGGCACACCCTGGGTCATAGCTACAGGTACATTGACCAACATTGCCTTGCTATTCGCAACCTTCCCGGAAGTTGCGGCGCATATCAAGGGCCTCAGTATAATGggcggtggtgttggaggtggCTTCGCCAATGCGCCAATCAGTAGACTGGCTGGGCATGAGAACAGGATTGGCAATATAACTCCATTGGCAGAGTTCAACATCTAT TGTGATCCCGAGGCTTCTCAATCAGTCTTCAGCAATGCCATTCTCGCGCCCAAGACCTACCTGATGTCGCTAGACCTGACGCACCAAGTCCTCGCCTCGCGGGAAGTACAAACCCGCATTCTACATGGAGACGGCGACCCCTCCACGCCTCCAACCGTGCTCCGTCAAATGCTGTATGAACTACTACTCTTCTTTGCGTCAACCTACGAAACCGAGTACGGCTTGACAACAGGCCCTCCACTCCACGATCCTCTCGCCGTAGCCATAATCCTATCCACGCTCAACCCAGAATTCGCTAGCAAACACCCTGACCAGGCTGTGAAATTCGACGACCGTGATGGGGAGCGGTTCGCAGTTACTGTTGTAACTGATGGGCTTCATGGGAAGGATATTGCTCTCGTGGGCCAGCTGGGTCGCTCTGTGGTTACCAGCCACCCCGCCGGTGTCTGCATCCCCCGTGGAGTGGATTTGGCTGCCTTTTGGGGCATTATTTTGGACTGCATTAAACGGGCGGATAGGTTGAATGCTGCGCGTACAACAGCATAA
- a CDS encoding GID4/VID24 family protein (COG:U;~EggNog:ENOG410PR80;~InterPro:IPR018618;~PFAM:PF09783), translating into MPPANSPNDAPSRSPLAAIPSLPSIPTAVSDDAHNDNVNFLRSRVRSPPDPSSSLLSRQRRRRQHILSQLNIDPMGLNENMAVEINRRMPILRRQFPDPDDESYGTINNSNLPNYEGRVSNPRGLYGWAPASDDEGDDIPYPPIHNNALSSWLGRLSERSNSRRSARRDGAPRNPQANSNDVAEGNHRSNDTSGSTTESLLQSIQRQPRFSRTRTLHDYLLDRAEEPRERAGVESSPRAYRFLPSGRTEPHRVLTHNDLRARVSAHRQMHLDNPPSPRLKETIRYLDRLRYSSSFEESLSSAAAGGFVQLDLLSWDEDDFILDTSSICPPPVCSWLRPGMTFSGFQRAASSTGLVLPQQGPSSSSNDPMIVNGSDPNRVSVQTSSGRRYFAGQVYNLGSGKDENWPVKVTIHDINVHEMTLSGTMEAYNIPDKASPSHDAHIVTFLEGEIIDFNSHTLETKNFKADAEIDCTYWRKLLPFKNLTDEEIIRNLVSRKWITEQLSKGWILMRWKERCFITPTDARQGLTISGFYYISLHRESGNIEGLYYDPGSSPYQQLSLKPEATKMTRPSYSFR; encoded by the exons ATGCCCCCGGCCAATTCACCCAAT GATGCCCCCTCCCGATCGCCCTTGGCTGCGATACCCTCTCTTCCATCTATCCCCACCGCTGTGTCGGATGATGCCCATAATGATAACGTGAATTTCTTGCGATCCCGCGTACGCTCTCCGCCTGACCCTTCGTCCTCCTTGCTCAGTCGCCAGCGACGCCGCCGACAACATATTCTATCACAGTTGAATATCGATCCGATGGGCCTTAATGAGAACATGGCGGTAGAAATCAACCGTCGAATGCCGATCCTGCGTCGCCAGTTCCCCGATCCTGACGATGAGAGTTACGGCActatcaacaacagcaatctACCCAACTACGAAGGCCGAGTTTCGAATCCCCGTGGGCTGTACGGCTGGGCTCCCGCTTCCGACGACGAAGGCGACGATATCCCTTATCCCCCAATACACAATAATGCGCTATCATCATGGCTTGGCCGACTTTCTGAACGCAGTAACTCCAGACGTTCTGCGCGCCGCGATGGTGCGCCCAGGAACCCCCAGGCGAATTCCAACGACGTGGCTGAGGGTAATCATCGATCGAACGATACCTCCGGATCAACCACGGAATCTTTACTACAGTCAATACAACGTCAACCAAGGTTTTCCCGGACGAGGACTCTACATGATTACCTTCTGGATCGTGCAGAAGAACCTCGCGAACGAGCTGGCGTCGAATCCTCGCCTCGGGCTTATAGGTTCCTTCCCAGCGGTCGCACCGAACCGCATCGAGTCTTAACACATAATGACCTTCGCGCGCGGGTCAGCGCTCACCGACAAATGCACTTGGATAATCCTCCTAGCCCTCGACTGAAAGAGACGATACGCTATCTCGATAGATTACGCTACTCTAGTTCATTCGAGGAAAGCTTGTCATCTGCAGCTGCCGGGGGGTTCGTTCAATTAGATCTTCTTTCgtgggacgaagacgacttcatcctcgacacTTCTTCAATATGTCCGCCGCCAGTATGCTCATGGCTTCGCCCAGGTATGACATTTTCAGGGTTCCAAAGAGCTGCCAGCAGTACTGGCCTTGTCCTTCCTCAGCAAGGTCCCAGCTCGTCCTCCAATGATCCAATGATCGTTAATGGCAGTGATCCAAACCGCGTCAGCGTACAAACATCAAGTGGAAGACGATATTTTGCCGGCCAAGTCTACAACTTGGGCAGCGGCAAGGACGAGAACTGGCCGGTCAAAGTGACCATTCACGATATCAACGTCCACGAAATGACGCTGTCAGGGACCATGGAGGCGTACAATATCCCCGATAAGGCCTCGCCGTCTCATGATGCGCATATTGTGACGTTCCTGGAGGGTGAAATCATCGACTTCAATTCACATACACTGGAGACGAAGAATTTCAAAGCAGACGCCGAGATTGACTGCACCTACTGGCGGAAACTGCTGCCATTCAAAAACTTAACGGATGAAGAAATTATACGGAATCTCGTGAGCCGTAAATGGATCACAGAGCAGCTGTCCAAGGGGTGGATCCTGATGAGATGGAAGG AACGATGTTTCATAACTCCTACAGATGCGCGCCAGGGACTCACGATATCAGGATTCTATTACATTTCCTTGCACCGCGAGAGCGGCAACATCGAAGGGTTATATTATGATCCTGGTAGCTCACCATACCAACAGCTTTCATTGAAACCGGAAGCAACGAAAATGACTCGACCCTCATACAGCTTCCGTTGA
- the RPS12 gene encoding 40S ribosomal protein eS12 (BUSCO:EOG09265CN0;~COG:J;~EggNog:ENOG410PN3M;~InterPro:IPR000530,IPR004038,IPR029064;~PFAM:PF01248;~go_component: GO:0005840 - ribosome [Evidence IEA];~go_function: GO:0003735 - structural constituent of ribosome [Evidence IEA];~go_process: GO:0006412 - translation [Evidence IEA]): MSDGEETASNPPVAADEVEVPAESGAGGQMSVLDALKGVLRISLIHDGLARGLREAAKALDRRQAHMCVLNEGCEEEAYKKLVVALCSEHKIPLIKVPDGKMLGEWVGLCQLDREGNARKVVNCSCVVVKDWGEESQERSVLLNYFQTEQ, encoded by the exons ATG TCGGACGGAGAAGAGACCGCTTCCAACCCCCCTGTCGCCGCCGATGAGGTCGAAGTCCCCGCCGAgtctggcgctggcggcCAGATGTCCGTCCTCGACGCTCTGAAGGGTGTTCTTCGCATCTCCCTCATCCACGATGGTCTTGCCCGTGGTCTCCGTGAGGCCGCTAAGGCCCTTGACCGTCGCCAAGCTCACATGTGTGTCCTCAACGAGGgctgtgaggaggaggccTACAAGAAGCTCGTTGTTGCTCTCTGCTCCGAGCACAAGATCCCTCTCATCAAGGTCCCCGATGGCAAGATGCTCGGCGAGTGGGTTGGTCTTT GCCAGCTCGACCGTGAGGGTAACGCTCGCAAGGTTGTCAACTGCTCTTGCGTCGTTGTCAAGGACTGGGGTGAGGAGTCCCAGGAGCGCTCCGTCCTCCTCAACTACTTCCAGACCGAGCAGTAG
- the HOS4 gene encoding putative histone deacetylase complex subunit (Hos4) (COG:S;~EggNog:ENOG410PM1H;~InterPro:IPR002110,IPR020683,IPR036770;~PFAM:PF00023,PF12796;~go_function: GO:0005515 - protein binding [Evidence IEA]) codes for MSDVDTVPSLPAALDPGQQNAFAVKVNSQPALGPPSPRRTSNPTAPRGEDAPAKEVDSAPGDGDGPPSPKADSEAETIIQSGRESLSPEKRRKFIKHEPKRRDDGNERVGDNELPPSDVQVRKSKPVDDDSHDRSDREARPPSPPQREASPSIVKVEKQDDSQSVSNRSETTRTSRKRSFSESIDGESDIGRRGRHRDSPVRSREEHILSNGPTLPRPASTDRSVSPVRQTHKRTASGPQLTNGKKKKAPTPLVTGFQRQGSEDRLSVSSANGSPHPSAYVRKLASVDGNSASPARPTNYKKLRDQNGRTRLARACAAQELDSVIAKHEERPEDLNVPDNAGNTPLQIASLEGSAPIVKYLIAAGCEVETCNIDKDTPLIDAAENGHEEVVRILLKAGANPRAVNSQGDEPSDLVPDDCDEIRRLLEEAKAKPRPNRRSEETVPPPNRESSSRRISGASPRDSPPVSGGRSPPLFSSMASKRKSVRSEATRNDLLWTKATPENLQAFAAKGDIAGVANILNVGQKADTESMIAAAKGGHDEVLSLLLGMGDAEPDPAPVPSQKAGHNTPMLAAIGRGNLAVIKLFLDQPGFNPARRLYDGLTYFEISKKRRADNWEEEYDTLREAYDKHFKNKKQRKSDLSPRQRREKEKDTKRPMRRESSSPVSRSRKNGSPGARDSTKDLAVSREKKGVAHPRDKIGSGISRPKHTHQDSDTIRTEPPRQKPVSSIKDGDSARGDDVIKRRRLIAGRPPQDRDRKMPSLHSSDSLSGREDNVKSRPDRSSEPVSRTPQLKRGRSSASPERPRSRGPESERHNRDVLKKKRRVLSEEGAPNVTNGGLKRHHTAAADGIKSPPRQRHGVGSSDSKPDRSEDLRTAPSKDRNLVKEEREKHETNDLAHIPMEEAKAADTDKEVSQAEETSKHNPLVDQAESDGDVEPEIAPGEAAEPKLTEKAEQERIAEEARVAAEVEAEKARAQKEEEERVARVARVAQEKAEEERKRKEAEQRRIKQAEDERQKRLEQERQRLARLRREQEEHEQRRRDALPSRLCIAANLVGSSDPQARSHSWLRKFMPVVTAETKQLDPSCNSDLANERWVPNYLVAPLLATNDLQLSQYASWEKRDVTPSQRMNLWRVTRRMLVQADDTEFLTASFGQIMQKDSETRSKYFSMEHVFWVKLSDFMDLVPHIPHLHGLDIQFLKMHIDQEPILNPVLPPQPNGFTNGPPHIGNPGLLYEQGLTNGYGHSQPSTYA; via the exons ATGAGTGATGTTGACACTGTCCCCTCGCTGCCAGCTGCTCTGGATCCCGGACAACAAAACGCGTTTGCTGTCAAGGTGAATAGTCAGCCTGCTTTGGGGCCGCCCTCCCCAAGGAGGACGTCGAATCCGACTGCTCCTCGCGGTGAGGATGCTCCGGCTAAGGAGGTAGATTCCGCTCCTGGGGACGGTGACGGTCCCCCAAGCCCCAAGGCCGATTCGGAGGCCGAAACCATAATTCAGTCCGGGCGCGAGTCTCTGTCTCCAGAGAAACGACGAAAATTTATCAAACATGAACCGAAACGACGTGACGATGGTAATGAACGTGTTGGCGACAACGAACTGCCCCCAAGTGATGTTCaggtgaggaagagcaaGCCTGTGGATGATGATAGTCATGATAGAAGCGACCGTGAAGCGCGCCCGCCGAGCCCGCCGCAGAGAGAAGCGTCACCGTCCATCGTGAAGGTAGAGAAACAGGACGATTCCCAGTCTGTATCTAACAGGTCCGAGACTACCAGAACCTCGAGGAAGCGAAGTTTTAGTGAGAGTATTGATGGAGAGTCGGATATTGGTCGACGTGGACGGCACAGGGACTCGCCCGTTCGCAGTCGTGAGGAACATATTCTGAGCAATGGACCTACGCTCCCTCGACCCGCATCCACCGATCGTTCTGTCTCCCCTGTTCGCCAGACTCACAAGCGCACTGCGTCTGGACCGCAACTTACCAAcgggaaaaagaagaaggcacCGACGCCCCTGGTTACGGGTTTCCAAAGGCAAGGCTCCGAAGATCGACTGTCCGTTTCATCAGCAAATGGATCTCCCCATCCAAGTGCGTATGTCCGGAAGCTAGCCTCAGTTGATGGAAATTCTGCGTCTCCGGCACGGCCAACAAATTATAAAAAACTGCGAGATCAAAATGGCAGAACCCGTTTGGCGCGTGCTTGTGCGGCTCAGGAATTGGATTCCGTGATTGCAAAACATGAGGAACGCCCGGAGGATTTGAACGTTCCTGACAATGCTGGAAATACACCCCTACAGATCGCATCTCTGGAAGGTAGTGCGCCTATTGTCAAATATCTAATTGCTGCAGGATGCGAAGTCGAAACATGCAACATCGATAAAGACACTCCGCTGATAGATGCTGCGGAGAACGGCCATGAAGAGGTTGTAAGGATCCTTCTAAAAGCCGGTGCAAATCCGCGAGCCGTCAACTCACAAGGAGATGAGCCAAGTGATCTGGTTCCGGATGACTGCGACGAAATTCGACGGCTGttggaagaagcaaaagctaAACCACGACCAAATCGACGATCAGAAGAAACAGTCCCGCCTCCAAATCGGGAATCCTCATCTCGGCGGATATCAGGTGCTAGCCCGCGCGATTCCCCTCCAGTTAGTGGTGGGCGCAGCCCTCCTCTCTTCAGCAGCATGGCATCCAAGCGAAAGAGTGTGCGAAGTGAAGCTACTAGGAATGACCTGCTATGGACCAAGGCTACACCCGAGAATCTCCAGGCGTTTGCTGCGAAAGGTGACATTGCTGGCGTTGCAAATATACTCAACGTGGGACAGAAAGCCGACACGGAATCAATGATCGCCGCTGCTAAGGGTGGCCATGACGAGGTTTTGTCGCTACTTCTTGGTATGGGGGATGCTGAGCCTGATCCCGCTCCAGTACCATCCCAGAAAGCCGGCCACAACACCCCAATGCTTGCTGCAATTGGCCGCGGAAACCTTGCTGTGATTAAGCTATTCCTAGACCAGCCTGGGTTTAACCCAGCCCGTCGACTTTATGATGGTCTGACCTATTTCGAGATATCAAAGAAGCGCAGAGCAGACAATTGGGAGGAAGAATATGATACCCTCAGAGAGGCATATGACAAAcattttaagaataagaaacAGCGCAAGTCTGACCTCTCCCCCCGCCAACGGCgggaaaaggagaaggataCAAAACGACCCATGCGGAGGGAATCCTCATCGCCCGTTTCTCGGTCCAGGAAAAACGGAAGTCCTGGGGCCCGCGACTCTACGAAGGATCTGGCTGTAtcaagagagaagaagggggtTGCTCATCCGAGAGATAAAATCGGCTCTGGCATTTCTCGTCCGAAACACACGCATCAGGACTCAGACACAATTCGCACGGAACCGCCCAGACAGAAACCTGTGTCGTCGATAAAGGATGGTGATTCAGCCCGGGGCGATGATGTCATCAAACGAAGGCGCCTGATCGCGGGACGACCACCCCAGGATCGAGATCGCAAGATGCCCAGCTTACACTCGTCGGACTCATTATCGGGCCGGGAGGATAATGTTAAATCCCGGCCAGACCGTTCTTCTGAACCCGTTTCTAGAACCCCACAACTGAAGCGTGGACGTAGCAGTGCTAGTCCTGAACGACCTCGTTCTCGCGGGCCTGAGTCCGAGCGTCATAATCGCGATGTTctaaagaagaagagaagggttCTATCAGAGGAAGGGGCGCCAAATGTTACTAATGGAGGTTTAAAGAGACACCATACGGCTGCAGCGGATGGTATCAAATCGCCTCCTCGGCAAAGACACGGTGTTGGCTCCAGCGATTCGAAGCCGGATCGTTCAGAGGATTTACGCACTGCTCCCTCCAAAGACAGAAATTTGGTCAAAGAAGAACGGGAAAAGCACGAGACGAACGACTTGGCTCACATTCCCATGGAGGAAGCGAAGGCGGCGGATACGGACAAAGAAGTTTCCCAGGCGGAAGAGACATCGAAACACAACCCGTTGGTTGACCAAGCCGAATCCGATGGTGATGTCGAACCGGAGATCGCCCCAGGCGAGGCGGCTGAACCAAAGTTGACCGAAAAGGCAGAGCAGGAACGAATAGCCGAAGAAGCACGGGTCGCTGCAGAGGTAGAAGCAGAAAAGGCTCGAGCtcaaaaggaagaggaagaacgagTAGCCCGGGTGGCCCGGGTAGCCCAGGAgaaggccgaagaagagcgaAAACGAAAAGAGGCCGAGCAACGACGGATCAAACAAGCAGAGGACGAGCGCCAAAAGCGACTGGAACAAGAAAGGCAACGACTTGCACGACTCCGTAGGGAGCAGGAAGAGCATGAACAACGGCGGCGGGATGCACTCCCTAGCCGGCTATGTATAGCTGCCAATCTCGTCGGATCGAGTGACCCCCAAGCACGAAGTCACTCATGGCTGAGGAAATTTATGCCGGTGGTTACAGCCGAAACCAAACAGCTTGACCCTAGTTGCAACTCCGACCTTGCGAATGAGCGATGGGTCCCAAACTATCTCGTCGCGCCGTTGTTAGCAACAAACGACCTCCAATTATCGCAATACGCTAGTTGGGAGAAGCGCGACGTGACGCCATCCCAACGAATGAACCTATGGCGAGTTACTCGGCGAATGCTTGTGCAAGCGGATGATACTGAGTTCTTGACGGCATCATTTGGACAGATCATGCAGAAAGATAGTGAAACCCGGAGCAAGTATTTCAGTATGGAACATGTGTTTTGGGTTAAG CTATCTGACTTCATGGACCTCGTTCCACATATTCCGCATCTACATGGGTTGGACATTCAATTCCTGAAGATGCATATCGACCAAGAACCGATCTTGAACCCTGTtctgccgccgcagccaaATGGTTTTACTAATGGGCCGCCGCATATTGGAAACCCTGGTCTTCTTTACGAACAAGGCTTGACGAATGGCTATGGGCACAGCCAGCCGAGTACATATGCCTGA